In the genome of Bacillus thuringiensis, the window CCATAACTTCCCAATAAAAAGATTCGTTTTCTCCACACTTTATATGGGATAATAGCAAGAACTATTAATAACACTGTTCCAGCAGCTAGAGTAATTAATTGTCTTTTAAAAAAGAAATTTGCTGGTTTATCAAACCTCGAAATCGCAACAATGGAACTCGAACTATATACCATTATAACTCCCAGCACACATAAGATAACAAGAGGAAGTAACAATGAATAATCCATTGATTTCCATACTTTTTTCATTTCATTTCCTCTTTCTGTTTCAATTTAATTATTGTTGTATTCCATATGTACATTGATTCTTCCTGCTTTATTATACAAATAAAAAGCTCAAACTAATTTAGTTTGAGCCCCCTTATTTGAACCCGTTATTGTTGTTTGTTTGTAAACGCTTCATGAAGTGCAGATAACTCACGTTCGAGCTCACCTAACATTGCTTTCCCTTGTTCTTCTGCAATAAGACCAAGGCGAACTGCAAAATCGACCTCGCGGGATAGTCCAAACATTTGTGTGTCTAACACTTCTTCATATAATGGACATTGCGGCATTGTAAGATGGTCCATTTGCACCTTAATAAGTCTTAAAATCTTCTCTGCATCCGCTTGTAGAAGGGCTAGTGCCTTTTCCTGATGATTTGCTACTGTCTCAGACGCCAAATTGATTCCCTCCGTTTCCGTCCTACTCTCCTCTATCCTATCTATTAATATTAGCGATAGTTTTAATAAATTGCAATAGAAACATTTTTTGTGACAATAGTGTCTAATGCTATTATACTGAAAAGTGGGAGTATAACACAAATGGGGGAACAACAATGAGCGAAATTTTATTTATTAACGGAAAAGTACGTTTTCCAATCACTATTGATCCAACTGTTTGGATCTTTGATGATCGAAAAGTAGATTTGACAACTTACTTTGATGAAACTAGAGAAAACACGTCTGAACTAGAAACTTATTTAAAAAACACTTCAGAGCATTGGGATCGTGAAATTCGTGATGGTGCTGCCTTCCCGCCGATACAACAAAGTGTAAAGAAATATAAAAAAGAACAGCTGATTACTGGAACATTTGGTATACCATTTCATCCATTCCTTGCTAACGCTGAAATTTTAGAAGACGCTACGCAAGTTGAAATTGAAACGGTAGATCATACAATGACACTTCCATTAGAAACTGTCAAAAATGCTATACTAGGCTTTTCAAAAGAAGGAAAACCATTAAAAGAAGATGGGCCTGTTCATCTCTATTTCAATGATGGATCTAATCAACAAAATCCAATCC includes:
- a CDS encoding YlaN family protein yields the protein MASETVANHQEKALALLQADAEKILRLIKVQMDHLTMPQCPLYEEVLDTQMFGLSREVDFAVRLGLIAEEQGKAMLGELERELSALHEAFTNKQQ